From one Natrinema saccharevitans genomic stretch:
- a CDS encoding thioredoxin family protein encodes MKVTIYGPDGCSNCSNLKDKTQNVIDEHGFDAEVEKEGDTVKLAEKGIMSTPGFEIDDEMVFTGSNPSEAELKEYIEEHL; translated from the coding sequence ATGAAAGTCACAATCTACGGACCAGACGGTTGTAGCAACTGTTCGAATCTGAAAGACAAGACACAAAACGTTATCGACGAACACGGATTCGACGCCGAGGTCGAGAAAGAAGGCGACACCGTGAAGCTCGCGGAGAAAGGCATCATGTCGACGCCTGGGTTCGAAATCGACGACGAGATGGTGTTCACTGGATCGAACCCGTCTGAAGCCGAACTGAAGGAGTACATCGAGGAGCACCTGTAA